ttgttgtaggCTATAGAAGAGTTCCATGCAGCTCAAAGTGTAGAGACGTTGTTGTCTATTGTTTTCTATGGCTTGTCATCTATGCCAGCTCGGGTAATAGCATTAATACTAACAGATCAACAACTCGCTGTAGCAGGACAAGGTTCACCTCCCGGTGTCGGAACGTCTCCATGACCTTGTGCGCCTTCTCATAGACAGCACCACTACGGCCAAATATAACGGACGAACTAAACCCCCCATTGGTTAGCCATTCAGTAATTAACTTGAGATTCTCCTGATACACTTTCTCCAGCTCCTTCTCACTCGTAGGCACGTACCTTGGTTTCATCTCAAAATATTCATCTCGAGGAAACATCATCCCCCGCATACTGTCAACTAGTGACCCTATACACTCTTCGTTGACAATGGCAAAAATCAACCGCTTGAGACATCCATTGACGAACTTCCTCGTAATGGTGATGCGCATTAACAACTGTAATGTCACTTGGAATATAGACACTAAAATAGGGAATCGGGTGTCCCAACAAGTGACAAAATTCATCAGACTCATCAGCGGTACAAAATCACAGTACCGTAGCCACTTTCCACTATCCATCTGGTATCtctcatcaataataaacaCGTTCAGTATTCGATGAAGGAGAGAATAGTGGTACCTCTCCCCCTCACGAACATGTTCTTGCTCCGTCTTCTTCCCCTGAGTGTGATCTTGCTCCGTCGCATGCTCTgcctcatcttcatttgtCGTGCCCTTCCCACACTCTTGCATCTTGATGGAAATCTTCCCCAATATCTCCCAAATAACAAACGGCTCACTGAAACTCTCAATGACATTCCTCAAAATAACACCTTCAATCAACCCATCCAAAAATCGTCTGGTAATGCCACTCTGGACTGCCTCATCGGGGAACAATACCTTGACTATCTCATCCACTAAGATCCGTCTGTAATCAACCATCTCCTCCTCGATTAACCCATCGCTGAACTTCCTCATCCACACATCTCCCCAACTCTCATCTTCCTCACAGTCACGCATGCTCTCATAGACACTCCGAAAATGCTTCTCTAGCACATACGGTAGATCAACAAACAGACTAGTGACAATCTCATCTCGTCGACTACTGATTCGTTCTTGAATCTTTCGACATACatgagaaaacaaaaataccaACTCCCCAATAAATTCCTCCTCCTTATCAAATCCTAGCCCTACATACCATGTCTGCACAAAATTCTTCACTAGCAATGAAAAAAGCGCATACAATTTCACATCGAGTTCGTTGGAAAAAGTCAATTGCGGTAGGTCCCCTTTACTTGAGTTGGAAACATGGAGCGTTCTTGATAAGTTCCTAAGATAGTCTATTTCATCTTTCTTTGTCGAGCGACGTACGGGAAACGTGGAGCCAGACACAGAGGTCCTTGGTATTGGTTTCACCGCCGCCTGCTTGATCTGCTTGGCTGACATCCTGGTGAACTAGTTCTCTATGTAAAACAACAGCCATTGTCTCTCTAGTAGACTGTATAATTTTGAGTATATGACTTGAGGTGCGTGTTGtaagtttttcatcaacacGTACAAACttctcaaaatataaacaaactatcaatcaatcaatcaatcacatttctctctttctctctctctgAAAAAGACAAGACATTGCAAACGGAGATGTCTTATGGTGACGGAGACAGTGACGATGAGctctttgaaaagttgGAGGCAGAGCTCGATCAGGATGGGACTTTTGATTACTACAAATCACAAAAGATTCAAGAACTCCACTCCGAAATTCAGAGACGTAACAACCTCGCAAACAACCTCGTCTTCCCAGAGAGTGAACGGCAGCTGTTGGATCGGGTCTCTCACAGCACGTCAAAATACCTCGTAGTTTTTGTCAACGAAACTTTCCAGTCTAGCATCTATTTGACGCACGCACTCAAGgaaactattgaaaataGTGATGGCTCTTACACAGTCTACATTATCAATGCCGAAAAGTCACCCTTCTTGTCAACAAAACTCAGAATAAAAACCCTCCCCACAATCGTTGCCTTTGTCAATGGGAAACGGATGGGCATAAAAGTAGGCCTTGACGGACTCCTCAATGATAGACTTGACGTCTCTACCGTTTCCCCAGAGAAACTGGCCTCTCTATGCCGTCAATTCTTCCAAGGAGGAAGACATCGTAACGAAGAAGACGAGgacaacaacaacgacaAAGACAACGACAAAGATTAACCTAATAACAGCCGTATGTACAAAtaccttcttcttcttcttcttcttctccttcttcttcttcttggttATCTCCATCAACCGCATCTCTTAGAAGCGTGTAAAAAATTTACCAgcagaaagaaaaagagagaaaataaaggaCAGACTGGAATTTCGCCTATTTCGCCTATTTGTTGTCTCGCTTATCGGCTATTtcctctgtttttttttttcttctccatctacctctttttgttttttctcaCACCATTTATGGTAGTTTATAAAAAATCACAAGGTATATATAGAAAACCAAGACTGTAGAACTAGTTGTAGATTCTCTAATGAAAATcacaaacaacaacatatTAGTTAGATAATGTTCTCGTATCATTCACATACTCTGGGTAGGTCGACACGGCTACAATTCCAGCGCACGTTCATTAAATCGGCTTTGTTCACCCTATCATCTGTCGTCTATGGGGCAGTAGCACCATCGATTGAATTGGCTAACAAGATGGAGAGAAACGAAGTTCATGTAAAAAAGAGCAAAAATGATCTGGAGTTGGAAGAGTTGGAAAGATCAAGAGGTCGGATAATTTCTAAACATTTCCAAAGGCCTCAGAAACTATATCCGAACCATGTTCCTCTCTTTTGCTATGAAAGGGCCCTCCTCTTTCTTGGCTCTTCCATTGGTTCCTTCTTACATCCAGAGAGGAACGAGTTTATTGTTGCTTTGGGAGAAACTAGTGCGACAGAGGGGTTTTTAAAGAGGCTACGGTCGGACATGTTAAACGATGCCGTGGGAAGACAGATTTTGAAGGATCGCCCATACATCACGTCGGAGTATTTGAACCTAGAGAAGTTAAAGTCGTATCCAGACAACTCCTTTGGAAAAACGTACTACAATTGGCTGGTCAGGGAACACTGTTCTCCAGACGAGAGAGTGGATGTGAGATTTAtcgatgatgaagaactggcttttgttttccaaagataTCGTCAATGTCATGACTTTTACCATGCTTTACTAGGATTGCCCGTTTGGCGTGAGGGGGAAATCGCCTTGAAACTCTTTGAATACTTGAACATTGGTATCCCATTCGGCGGATTGGGTGCTTTATTTGCCCCTTGGAACGTCAAGAAGCCATCCGAAAGAGAGAGACTCTTCAATGTCTACTATCCGTGGGCCTTCAAAAACGCATACCATTGCAAAACAAACCTCATCAATGTTTATTGGGAGAAAGTCATGGACAAGGACGTTGATGAGTTGCGTAAAGAGCTCAACATTGAAATTCCACCAGATATGAGAACCCTGCGAAAGCAGCATAAAACCACGCTTGGCTAATTTATATAGATTGACATAACTTAATGATTGAGTAATGAACTGGTTGTTCTTCCTTACCTTTGCTTTGTAACTGTCTAGAttaagaaaacataaaatcAACTAACGGAATTAAAAACAGACTGAAATATACTGATATAGATTAAAATGGAGGAAATAAAATTTAGAGATCCACACGAAGCCTATGAAATTTATGTTGGTACGGCCTTACTCTATCAGGGCTGATACTCTTTTATGTCACGTCAATACCCCAATCCTCCATCAATGCCAAGAACAACGCCATTGACCAAACTACTAGCTCTATCTTTACTTCTAGCACTGGGATTTTTAAATATAGTGCTTTCATGTGCACTCTATGATACCTACTATCCACTTTACGTCATTTTCCTATTTTTGATAGCTCCAATTCCAAACGCAATAGCCGGATGTGTTGCTAACTCTTCAATGTACTATAGCGGATATCCGGATTTAGATGGTGCAGACCCCGTTACTAACTTTGAGTCGTTCATGAAGTTCCTCACAGGTATGCTTGTTTCAAGCGGCACTTTTCTACCCATTGTCTTGTGGAgaaatttgataattccACGTGGAAGTTTCTTGCTCAGTTTAACCGGCGGTTTCTTGGTGTATCTGAGCTTCGTTTTGTTTGGAATGGGGTTCCAATATAAAGAGGACGACGATTATGATTTCTAAattataaaagaaaaaaaagattggTTTGATAGGTAAACGTAGAAAAGATAACTTTCGTCTTGTAAAGACATTTATATGAATATAAATTTATGTATTTATGTTTTTACTCTTGAATGAAAGGATAACTCGCTGTAATACCTCTATCAAACTGAGATTGTCTGTGGAGTGGAGGACTCATTGGATGGGTTTTCTGTTTCCTGGCTATTTTCACCTGCTTGTCCATTCTCTTCAATGTTTCTAGATTCTGACTCCTTATTTTCAACGTCTTCGTGTTTGATGCCTAGCAAATCCCTTTCTAACCTCAACTTAGCTTCATAATCCGCCTTATTTTTAAGTCTCTTGGCTATGATTTCCTCATCACTGACAATCTTGAAACTACCGTGTACCAAAGCAAGCTTGAACTGTGGATGCGCCTTGTCACAGCTCTTACCCTTGGGACAGAAGCCGGTGAGATAATTCTCACAcatttctcttttgatATGTCTCTTTGAACACTTTGGCCCATCCGGACAGAAACCCATATTAGTGTAATTCCAACATTCTGGTATCTTGCTTTTAGCGTCAACATGGGAGTAAACACATTCCGGTCCCTGTGTACAGACACCTGTAGCTGCATAGTATGCACACTCGGGCATCCTAGATAGGTTATATTCGTGCAAAAAGTCACAATTGTCACCCATTTTACAAAGTCCACGTAACCAATACTTACAGACTATCTTATTTTTAAACCCCTTGGAGGGATGTTTTAATGGACACTCACTCCCCAAGGGACAAGAAGTTCCATTGGATTGTATCCAGTACTCACATGTCGGCCTATCAGGGTCCAAACCAAAATTGTACTCTTTGTTCAAGAACGGTTCAAATGCAAAGTGTGTTCTGTTTGCAGCTTTTGCATTTACCTGTTGAATTAAttggttttgtttcatAACTATCGTTGGATCAAAGTTATTGAGAGGGTCACTTTTATCTACATTGTCTTGAATATTTGGCATCTGTATACCAATGTTAGGCATAGTAGGCATGTTAGGCATGTTAGGCATGTTAGGCATAGTAGGCATGTTAGGCATGTTCATTTGTGGCATATTCATCATTGGCATCTGTGAAACTCCTGGTAATCCTTGTATGGATGGCATTCCTGGCATATTCATTGGAAAGTTCATAAAATTCATCGGCATACCGGTATTATTTGTCGGTATCATCCCCTGTGGCGTCGTCAGTGAAGCTACTTGGTCAGATTTCCCTGTATTACTGTTGATTGTTGGGACTTTGGGAATATTTGGCATGTTGACCGGAGTTGATGTAGACGTTGAGGACACTGAGGTCGAAGCAAGTACCGGTTTAGGTGGTATGCTCATTTTGTATTGCTCTTGTTTGTGCTGTTGCTCAGTTATTGGATGTGCTGTAGCTAACAAATGCTTACTAAAATTATGTACACAATAATCAATTTGTCAAACTTGATGCTCATGTTCGTTTTCAGCTTTTTTCTTGAGCCgtattcaatttttcatatttctcATTTCTCGTGATTTTCACTTTCATGTTTACCTTTTCCAAGtaattgaagaagcatCCAACCTTGATAACTCTCCGGTATAGATAACGCCCTCCCCCTATACATATGGTGAAGATGCCTGAGCCAATGAGACGAAGGACTAGGAGCTCAAAGATGAATAAAGGTTCagataaaaaagaaaccatATCGCACTTGGAAACACCCTGCTCATACACGACACGTCTTAATTCGTTCATACAACCACATATACACAATGATGAACCTATAACGTATTCAAAGAGAGCACCTCGATCACAAATACCACAAGATTTACAGGCGTATTTGGGGAGTGATAAAAAAACGGTGATGATTCAAACACCACAAAGACTTGCCCAAGTTGGGTTTTATTACACCCCTAAATCAATTAGACAAAAGTATGCCATAACATGCTCGTCATGTAACCAACGAATTGAGCATGCTATACCGTTAAATGTGGATATTATACAGTATCACCTCGATAGCTCACCTTCCTGTCCTTATTCCAAGATTTGTGCGTTCAGAAGCTCTATCAATGAAGTTCACAATTCTTGGAGAGACGACAAGGATTTTGGAATACCGTCCATAGAGTCTGGTCGAAAGTTGAGGCTAAGCACATTCAATACCTGGAAACATCAATATCCTGATGTTAATAGAATGATAGAATCGGGTCTTTATTATGATCCCTCAGATGAAAAGGATGGTATCCCCAATGATAGGGTAGTGTGTTTATATTGCGGAATGAGCATGGAACAATGGGAAGAACATGATGACCCTGTTGAAGCACACAAAGAATCGAATCCCTCATGTTGGGTCTTCAACTATAAAAGAATTCTAGagcaagaaagaaatgaagCTGAAAGGGCTAAGGAAGAGAGTGCACAAGGAAAAATCCATGAAATAAATGACGACAGCAATGCTGAAAGAGAAACATCCTACAAACAAAATCCGGAAGTGTCAGCTCGAGTATCTATACATGAGACATTAAACGAAATGCCTGATTTCGAGAACAATTGTGATGAAGAACCTACTGACGAACCCGCTGACGAAATTCATGAAGATAATATGATACCAGGTAATAATGCACAGTCCAATGAGCATTCCATTGTATCCATAACAACTACTGATACTACTACTACCACTGCCTTACCTGTTGAAATAGtagatgttgatgaagtcGAGGAGTTTTTGTCAAATCCACAATCAAACCAACCAGATCAAATGGTAGATATACCCAGTATGAAGTCTTCAGAATTAAGTCAATTTTTCACTGAAATGGATGCAGAGTCGGAGAATGATACAGGTGCGTCTTATTTTAGTGCCAATAGAAGAAAGCgtaaaaaggaaaaggaagaaaaagaaaagctTATGTCCAATGTTGAGCCGATATCCGAAGAAGTTGACGAGGCTCCTATCTATGagaatgatgattttgCATCTGGTAAAGTCTGTATGCCTGAAAATGCACAGGAGGAATGTATAGAGACTAATGCAGGCTATGAAGTAGAAGatacaaatgaaaatgctgGAAATGAACGCAAGGGATTTACAAATTCCAATGGCGAAGATAACATGAATGATTATCCAAAACTTAACTCTGACTTGGTAAATCAGAGCGGGGAAGATTTACGTCAGCTTGAAGAAGACACGAGTTTGCATGTGCATGAGGATAATGATCACATGGAAACAACTGGAACTGAACATCAGGCTGATCATAATGAACAAAAAGATAATATTGGTAGTTCTGGACTTAATCAGGATATTGAGATACCACCGGGTGAAATTCATTTGGAACAAGCTGATTTAGTACCTTCTACAAACATAGTaaacaatgaagaattaTCAAATGGTCTTTTAGATCGAAGTACTGTGTTTATAGTTGCTAATTCAAAGTTTACAGAAAAGATT
The window above is part of the Pichia kudriavzevii chromosome 1, complete sequence genome. Proteins encoded here:
- a CDS encoding uncharacterized protein (PKUD0A06490; similar to Saccharomyces cerevisiae YDR179W-A; ancestral locus Anc_8.379) translates to MSAKQIKQAAVKPIPRTSVSGSTFPVRRSTKKDEIDYLRNLSRTLHVSNSSKGDLPQLTFSNELDVKLYALFSLLVKNFVQTWYVGLGFDKEEEFIGELVFLFSHVCRKIQERISSRRDEIVTSLFVDLPYVLEKHFRSVYESMRDCEEDESWGDVWMRKFSDGLIEEEMVDYRRILVDEIVKVLFPDEAVQSGITRRFLDGLIEGVILRNVIESFSEPFVIWEILGKISIKMQECGKGTTNEDEAEHATEQDHTQGKKTEQEHVREGERYHYSLLHRILNVFIIDERYQMDSGKWLRYCDFVPLMSLMNFVTCWDTRFPILVSIFQVTLQLLMRITITRKFVNGCLKRLIFAIVNEECIGSLVDSMRGMMFPRDEYFEMKPRYVPTSEKELEKVYQENLKLITEWLTNGGFSSSVIFGRSGAVYEKAHKVMETFRHREVNLVLLQRVVDLLVLMLLPELA
- a CDS encoding uncharacterized protein (PKUD0A06500; similar to Saccharomyces cerevisiae YDR183W (PLP1); ancestral locus Anc_8.385), with translation MSYGDGDSDDELFEKLEAELDQDGTFDYYKSQKIQELHSEIQRRNNLANNLVFPESERQLLDRVSHSTSKYLVVFVNETFQSSIYLTHALKETIENSDGSYTVYIINAEKSPFLSTKLRIKTLPTIVAFVNGKRMGIKVGLDGLLNDRLDVSTVSPEKLASLCRQFFQGGRHRNEEDEDNNNDKDNDKD
- a CDS encoding uncharacterized protein (PKUD0A06510; similar to Saccharomyces cerevisiae YDR204W (COQ4); ancestral locus Anc_8.411); this encodes MFSYHSHTLGRSTRLQFQRTFIKSALFTLSSVVYGAVAPSIELANKMERNEVHVKKSKNDLELEELERSRGRIISKHFQRPQKLYPNHVPLFCYERALLFLGSSIGSFLHPERNEFIVALGETSATEGFLKRLRSDMLNDAVGRQILKDRPYITSEYLNLEKLKSYPDNSFGKTYYNWLVREHCSPDERVDVRFIDDEELAFVFQRYRQCHDFYHALLGLPVWREGEIALKLFEYLNIGIPFGGLGALFAPWNVKKPSERERLFNVYYPWAFKNAYHCKTNLINVYWEKVMDKDVDELRKELNIEIPPDMRTLRKQHKTTLG
- a CDS encoding uncharacterized protein (PKUD0A06520; Pfam Domains: Vps55(1.1e-28)), encoding MSRQYPNPPSMPRTTPLTKLLALSLLLALGFLNIVLSCALYDTYYPLYVIFLFLIAPIPNAIAGCVANSSMYYSGYPDLDGADPVTNFESFMKFLTGMLVSSGTFLPIVLWRNLIIPRGSFLLSLTGGFLVYLSFVLFGMGFQYKEDDDYDF
- a CDS encoding uncharacterized protein (PKUD0A06530; similar to Saccharomyces cerevisiae YPR107C (YTH1); ancestral locus Anc_3.422), encoding MSIPPKPVLASTSVSSTSTSTPVNMPNIPKVPTINSNTGKSDQVASLTTPQGMIPTNNTGMPMNFMNFPMNMPGMPSIQGLPGVSQMPMMNMPQMNMPNMPTMPNMPNMPNMPTMPNIGIQMPNIQDNVDKSDPLNNFDPTIVMKQNQLIQQVNAKAANRTHFAFEPFLNKEYNFGLDPDRPTCEYWIQSNGTSCPLGSECPLKHPSKGFKNKIVCKYWLRGLCKMGDNCDFLHEYNLSRMPECAYYAATGVCTQGPECVYSHVDAKSKIPECWNYTNMGFCPDGPKCSKRHIKREMCENYLTGFCPKGKSCDKAHPQFKLALVHGSFKIVSDEEIIAKRLKNKADYEAKLRLERDLLGIKHEDVENKESESRNIEENGQAGENSQETENPSNESSTPQTISV
- a CDS encoding uncharacterized protein (PKUD0A06540; similar to Saccharomyces cerevisiae YJR089W (BIR1); ancestral locus Anc_7.460); the protein is MVKMPEPMRRRTRSSKMNKGSDKKETISHLETPCSYTTRLNSFIQPHIHNDEPITYSKRAPRSQIPQDLQAYLGSDKKTVMIQTPQRLAQVGFYYTPKSIRQKYAITCSSCNQRIEHAIPLNVDIIQYHLDSSPSCPYSKICAFRSSINEVHNSWRDDKDFGIPSIESGRKLRLSTFNTWKHQYPDVNRMIESGLYYDPSDEKDGIPNDRVVCLYCGMSMEQWEEHDDPVEAHKESNPSCWVFNYKRILEQERNEAERAKEESAQGKIHEINDDSNAERETSYKQNPEVSARVSIHETLNEMPDFENNCDEEPTDEPADEIHEDNMIPGNNAQSNEHSIVSITTTDTTTTTALPVEIVDVDEVEEFLSNPQSNQPDQMVDIPSMKSSELSQFFTEMDAESENDTGASYFSANRRKRKKEKEEKEKLMSNVEPISEEVDEAPIYENDDFASGKVCMPENAQEECIETNAGYEVEDTNENAGNERKGFTNSNGEDNMNDYPKLNSDLVNQSGEDLRQLEEDTSLHVHEDNDHMETTGTEHQADHNEQKDNIGSSGLNQDIEIPPGEIHLEQADLVPSTNIVNNEELSNGLLDRSTVFIVANSKFTEKILEGKKNTDARFISIDYDHDQNDSETSKLAANENKSIRKADESENFNGNVNFESGSNVEENINNRHENNVETERVENNQNLREILTSKEASRVEKLEAELNLLKMKIAALQNERTAEKTENIIIREPERKGVNIKIEEELEKSNEKVKVKGKSKHKKVKSKLKSKSKSRSKKRTRSVEAEHDDGDLLAIPDKGKRFKGAQNKANIQVKSEHSGKDELTLHVDQIMAENSEEVDSPSERLPELNNDLFERGSVEHLRHSSVTSNSNDAKIDLEPKNNQLDMEDISRNIEHKETSEIPTQADQARSLNLSEDEILVDNMFVPPPKPARSSRAAKANVTDDVNESSRHELSPTLLRKSARVSPEGDEPTAKVYSYEELDKLMRKESIPQVQNVRKEKTPQEKLEFGADILMGNQSTPYMNSVQELKFPDLPPSRIFPDVERNSAMKTPQAEAIINKRRESTGELNKERLVRPSTDDVTKKEAYERERLDGNLQEVPKGDWEQLSTQKYHSIYRDVSEAVKYVKEVVDVPYNLLAEDLDGTLTEFVAAIPPSQLKLTIREWMELQEEQAVGLVREKAEEMLLSFRADQQRALAFLEGLPELQL